The DNA sequence TCTGCGCGATAGAAATTTTTAGTTTAGCCGCCACCTTTAATGTCCTTTTTTACACCACTTTCCTGCCTAATGCCTCAGCCTTCTCGAGTATGGTCGGCTCCTTTGACTTGACCAGGCCTTCTCGATATCGGCTAATTCGCCGACGACGAGATCGGCGCGTTTCAAATATGCGGCGGGCAGGCTAGTCGATACGGCCACGCAATACATCCCCGCCCTCTTCGCCGATTCTACTCCGTAAGGCGCATTCTCTACTACAACGCATTCCTCCGGCGCTACCTTCAGCATACGGGCGGCTTTCAGGTACGGCTCGGGGGAGGGCTTCCCCCTCCTGACATGGTTCCCGGCCACGATACAGTCGAACATATTGCGTATGGCCGGCGGGAGGATCTTCTTCACGTGTGTATCGCTCGATCCGGTGACAAGCCCGATAAGGCATCCCTTCTTTTTAAGGGCCGCGAGGATCTTCTCCACATCCTTAAATATATATCTCCTGAAATATTTTTTGAATACGCGCTGTCGAACCTTGAATATATCCCTTAAGAGGCGCCTGGTGGGCCTGACGCCCGCCCTCTTCATGAAAAAACGGAGGGATTTTTCCCACTTTTCGCCTTCTTTCTCGTAGACGTCGAAACAGCTTACCCTTACGCCGTACGGCCTCAAAGCCTCATACCACGCTATGAAATGGTACGGCATCGAATCGACTATCACGCCGTCCATGTCGAATATCACCGCACGCGGCTTCATCACTTCTCCTTCTTATCCTGCCTCTCAACCCACGCCTTGTAGGCCATTCCTCGCTCTGTCTGGATCTTTTCTATCGTCCGGCCGATCTCGTCATATTCCGGGTCGACGCCGTATTTGTAAGACCGCTGGTCTTTCTCCAGGCCTGCGACCTGTCCCTCGAGAGAATCGACGAGCCCGATAAGTTCGTCCCGGCTCATCGCGTTGAAATCGGGCACCTGAGGGGCTTGAGGGACCGCTACGCCAACTCTTATCGTCTCACGCAAATTGGGATGGACGTTATCGTCCACCAATCCTATCTCAAGCGAGTTCAAACCATTTTTCATCGCTTCCATCTGGTCCGTATTAAGTTTGAAGACGCATTGCTCACCCGGAATATCGCCGTCGGCAGCCAGCACAAGAAGCCCCAGTCCTATAGCCATGCCGGCCTTACCTATCCCCTGCTCAAGTCCGCTGCCGCTTACATGTACCTGTGTTCCTATAGCCGCGAAGACGACCGCCGCCGGGATACGGAAAAGCGACTCTTCCTTGACGAAGAACTTGCCGCTCGAATCGGGCCTTATTCTCTCGCCGCCTATATTCAATTTAATGCCGGAGATCTTCCACTTCCTGAACTCCGCGCCCTTGCCTGTGGCGATCGCGGAAACGCCGAGCGTCATGCCTTCAGGCGCGGGCCGGTAAAGCAACCCGACGTCACACGAGGCCTGTTCCAGCTTGAATCTCTTATACTCAAGAAGTTCCTCGGAAAACCCGGATACGGCGCCGGACGCGACTATCGCCAGGACGCATAATATTACGATCGGATATTTCATCGCCATGTGGCATGCGGCTTATTTCGCAGCGGAATACGGTGGTAGTCGAACTTTGAATGCCCTATAAGCATCGCGCCGAAACAGCTCGTCCTTTTTGACAGGCCCGCAAGGCGCCGCGCGTCATCGCTCATATTGACCGCCATGTGTACGTAGCCTGCCCAGCATGCGCCCAGGCCGTATGAGGCCGCGGCAAGCTCCATATAGGTAAGGGCTATCGTACATGCCTGCGGGGCGGTCATGTCGTCTTTAAGCGAATAGGTTAATATTAGGTGGGGGGCGCCGCGGCAGATCCAGTCATGCCCTTCGTCCCACGCCTTTATTATGTTTTCCATATGAAGCGCCGCGGCAAGCGGCGAGGCGGACTTTACGAGCGATCTCATCCATTCGATGGTAAGCTCCGCCATCTGCCGGACTTTTTGCGTATCGTATAATACGGCCCAACAGACCGGCTGCCTGTTAATTCCGGACGGGGCGTAAGAAGCTATATCGATAAGCTTTTCGATCGTTTGTTTTTCAACGGCTTCATCTTTGTAGACGCGGATGGATCTTCTTCCCTTTAAGAAAGGCTCTATTCTTTCGGGTCCGACGCGCCAATCGGATCTAAGCGTCGGGCATGACGCGGCGGGCATATCGGCAAGCGACAGCGCTCCGGAAGGGCATACGGCAACGCAGTGGCCGCATTTTATACACGCCTTCTCGCCCCACTCGATCATGACCGGCAGGCGGCTCACCCTGTCGATCTTCAGGATCTGCAGCGGGCATACGACGGCGCACTTGCCGTCTCCTCCGCATTTATCTTTATTAACAGTGATCGATGACATAAAGTATAAAGGATCTATCTTGCCAGGGTATAGGCCAGAGCGGATATCACCGCCGAACACGGGATCGTAAGTACCCACGCCCATACGATCCGCCCGGCGATGCCCCACTTGACCGCGCTTAAACGTTTGAGCGAACCTACACCCATTATGGCTCCGGTAATAGTGTGCGTAGTGCTTACCGGTATGCCGAATGCCGTCGATACGAACAATGTGATGGCCGCGCCGCCCTCGGCGCAGAATCCGTCCACAGGCCTCAGCTTCGCGACCTTCTGGCCCATCGTCTTGACTATCCGCCATCCGCCGAACATGGTACCGAGCGCGATAGCGCTATAACAAAGTACGACTACCCAGAACGGGATATGGAATGTGCCTCCCAATAGCCCCGCGCTGAACAGGAGGCTCGCGATTATACCCATCGTCTTCTGCGCGTCATTGCCTCCGTGTCCCATGCTGTATAAAGCGGCTGAGATGAGCTGGCCTTTCCTGAATATATGGTCTACCTTATGCGGCGAGCTGTTTTGAAATAACCTGTAAACGACAATGCCCAGCCCCAGACCCAGGATGAGACCTATAACCGGAGAAATGATAATAAACGCGACCGTTTTCAAGATGCCGTTCCATACCAGAGAGCCGGGCCCTGCCTTGACAAGCGCCGCTCCTATCATACCGCCTATCAGGGCGTGCGATGAACTCGTCGGCAACCCAAGATACCACGTTATGATATTCCATCCGCAGGCGCCTACGAGGGTCCCGAAGATGATCCCCTTATCGATTATCGTTATGTCTATTATACCTTTGCCTATGGTATTTGCGACATGAAGGCCGAAGAAGAGGAAGGCGACGAAATTGAAGAATGCGGCCCAGATTACGGCATACCGCGGTGAGAGCACACGCGTCGAGACGATAGTCGCGATGGAGTTTGCGGAATCATGAAAGCCGTTAAGGAAATCGAAGAGAAGGGCTAACGCTATTAAACCAAGTATCGCGAAAGTCATGAATTTAAGCCTGTTTTACGAGTATCGACTCCACTACATGCGCCACGTCTTCGCAGACATCGAGGACAGTTTCAGCTTCCTGGTATATCTCTTTCCACTTTATCACGGCGATAGGGTCTTTTGACGTCTCGAAAAGCTCCCCCAGCGCTTCGTCCCTCATGGAATCACCCACGTTCTCAAGACGGTTTATCTCCACGCATGCCCTTGAAACAAAATTCGGATGCTTTATCTTGCGCATGCCTTTTACGGCGCAGGCGACGGCGCGGACGGATTCCTCTATCACGTCGGCGAACTTTACAAGGTACTTGTCGACGCCGGATATCCTGTACACCTTCATACGGCTGACGATCGTATTGAGCATATCTACTATATCGTCTATCTCTTTCGCCAGGTAGTGGATGTCCTCGCGGTCAAACGGCGTTATGAACGTCTTATCGAGACGGTCGATAATATCATGCGCGACATCGTCGCCCTGGTGTTCCAGTTCGCGCATCTTATTGATCGCGCTTTCATCTATGACGCCCCCGGATGCCAATCCTTTGAAATAACCCGCGGCCTCAACGGCGCAGTCGACCTGCTTATCAAACAGGTCAAAAAAATTGTAGTCCTTCGGAAGAAAATTAAAACCCATCACATGCTCCTTTTTTGATCAATATTCTACCGAATCGATAAACGACCGGCTCTTTATCTTTTCCGGCTCCACTTCACCTGAGAAGACGCAGTCCGCGATATACTGTTTATTGCCGGAGGCAGGGCTCGCCACCTCAACCTGAGTGTGGGTCGCGTCTATCTCCTTAAAAAATATCCCGACCGGAGTGGTATTCGGATCGAGATAATATATGGCTATCATGTCCTTGGTCCTGGCGTATATCGGAGCCCTCGGCACTTTCTTAAGCAGCTTCTCGGTATTTTCATAGCATGTCTTGTAATCGCAATCGAGGACCTTGACGAGCGCGTCTTTCCGGCAAGCCTCTATGTCTTTCGTGGATATGCCCGCGACTACCTTCAGGTTCTCCCGGAAAGAGGCGCACCCGGACATCGACATAATAAGGACCGCTGACGCAAATATCACGGATAGATATGATGATCTCATACTACCACCCCTCGCCTGCTTTGTACTGCACCGCTATGCTCGTCACGACGCTGGAGCCGGAAGGCTCATCATAATATTCTATCGCTACGTAATCGCCCTTATTGATATCGGACAATTTTATATCGCTCGCGTCTTCCGCCGTGATGGTCGCGTTCTTATCTATGGAGAAGCCTGTATTTTTGATACCTCTTATCTTTATCTGCGATCCGCGATCGTCGACCGTCGTAACATAGCCTTCGACGGTCATCAACTCCCGGCCTTCGGCCTCATCCTGGCAATAGCATGGAGTCGCCGCGGCCGCGCACATCATGACCGTTAAAACAACCGCTATATTTTTTATCATATGTATATCCTCATTAAGATATGAATATTTTACCCGATAAGCGCGCATTTGACAAATAGAAACGTATGCGGGAGCCTATCTCTGCATCTTCAGGAAATACCCTTTCAAATATTCCGTCTCTGGTATCGCCCTGACTATGGGATGATCTTCCGCCTGATGGCATCTCTTAAGTATAGAGAACGACTTTCCCGCGGCGGCAGCCGACTCTTTCAATATCGTCGAAAAGGTCTCGTTGGGCATGCTGTGGGAACAGGAGAAAGTCGCCAGGATCCCTTCCTCCGCTAATGCCCCCATGGCAAGCGTGTTCAGTTCTTTATACCCCTTCGACGCGCTCACCAGGGATCCCCTTGTCTTTAAAAACGACGGGGGATCCACTATAACGAGGTCGAATTTTTCACCGGAAGCGTGTATCTCTTTTAATGCCTTGAACGCGTCCTCTTTTATGAATTCAATATTGCCGGAGACGCCGTTCAGGACAGCGTTCTTCCCGGCGAGAGAGAGCCATTCCCCTTTTATGTCGACGCCGCGGACACTCTTCGCGCCGTAGAGGGCGGCGGAGACCGAAAATGCCCCGGTATAGCAGAAGAGGTCGAGCGCGTTCTTCCCTTTCGCGAGGCCCTCCAGCCCAAGGCGCGACTTCCGCTGGTCCAGGTAAAAACCCGTCTTATGGCCGTTCTCTATGTCTACCAGGAACTTCGCCCGTCCTTCGCGTATCTCTATCACGGTATCTCCGGGCGCGCCGTGCCATATCTTGATGTCCTTCAATCCTTCGATCTTCCTGAAAGGAGATTCGCTCTTTTCGTACAGATGCTTCGGTTTTAATATCGACATGAGGCCGTCTATAATGACAGGTTTGAACTTCTCCATGCCGAGCGTCAGGACCTGGAATACCGCCGTATCGCGGTATATGTCGACTATCAGCCCCGGCAAAGCGTCCGCTTCGCTGAATATCACCCTGTACGCGTCGGTCACGCCCGACAGAGGCTCTCTCTTCTTATAGGCCGCCTCTATCCGGTGGTGAAAGAACTCTTTGTCTATCCCGGCCTTTTCAAAACTGAGTATCCTGACGGAGATCTCCGACCTGGGATTATAGTACCCGACGCCGATAAATTTGTTCCCGGAGTCTACTATTGAAACGAGTTCTCCCGGCTTTATGGCGGCATCGGTCTTGCGGACCTGGTTCTTGAATATCCACGGGTGGCCGGGCATTATCCTGCCGAGCCTGCCGCTTCTTAATTGTATCGTCTTATCCCCCATAACCTTCCCTTCCTCACAACCAGCCGCAGAACGCGAATGCCGCTATCGTCTTGGCGTCCACTATCCTGCCTTCCCTGAACAGCTTCCTGATCCCGCTTTTTGTGAATACGCGGGACTCTATCACTTCGTCTTTCTCGTTCTTAAGTTCCGCCTTCTTAAGGCGCCGGGCTTTATATATGAATATCCGCTCTGTCGAATATCCGGGAACCGGATATATCTTCCCGAGAAGCGTGAATTTTCCGGCCGAGTATCCGATCTCTTCCACGATCTCCCGCTTCGCGCACTCGAGCGGGGTTTCATTGCCGTCGATAGTGCCGGCCGGCAGTTCATAGATATAAGAATTAATGACGGGCCTTAACTGCCTCAGCAACACCACTTTGTCTTTGGATAGAAGAGGAACGATAAGGCTCGCCCCTGGATGTTTTATCGTCTCGAGAGTTGCTACATATCCGTTCGGGAGCTTCACACGTTTCACGATCAGCTTTATCAGCCTGCCGTTAAATACCACTTTATCTTTTCGCGCTTTCATATCAGTCCCGGGCCCTCAAGTACAGGTTGAGGCCCCTTTCTTTTAAATAGTCGAGCTTACCCCTTAAATCCGTTTCCTGATTGGTGGGGTACACGGCGAATCCGGCCGACGCATTGGCGGATGGCACGTCTTCATATTGAAGGTACCTCTCCACCCACATCATTTTACCATAAATTAGCGTCCTTAGGTTATCTGTATCGGCCCGGTCCAGGGGAAATGATCCTATTATTAAAATGGCTAATATTAGCGGGAAGACCAGGTTCGCGTTTGCCGGCGCGAAGATAAATAGCCAATATGCCCGGTATAACATAAGGCATATAACGCGAGTACGCGTAGTAGTACCCGGCGGAACTCGCCCTGCCTACAATAACTAGCGAGCCGATATAGGTCCTTCGTCGGACTGCAGTCTAACTGCATCCTCCTCAGGATCATTTTTTGCCCCGACAAAGTCTACAGGAAAAAAATGGTGCCGAGAGGCAGAATTGAACTGCCTACGCCCGCGTTTTCAGCGCGGCGCTCTACCAATGAGCTATCTCGGCACTATTGTATGACTTCTGGTGCTAATTTTTAAATAACCTAACACAAAACAAAAATTCCGTCAATACTATTTTCCCGCCCCGGGGTATTCCACCCCTTTCAGCCTGTCGACGTAATGCCCGGCGTTGAATGCCGCAGTGGCGCCGTCGCCTGTCGCCGTAACGACCTGCCTCAGGAGCTTCTTCCTTATATCGCCGCAGGCAAATATGCCGTCTACAGACGTCCGCATATCGTCATCCGTGACTACATATCCTTTTTCGTCCGTCTTTACCACATTCTTTACGACATCGGAATTAGGCGTAATTCCTATGAAAATAAATACCCCGCTCGCCTTCAATTCGCCTGTTTTACCGGTATTTACGTCTTTTATCTTAACAGCTTCACACTTGCCCTTGCCGGTTATCTCCGTCGCCACAGAATCAAGACACAATTCTATCTTTTTGTTCTCTCTCACCCGCTCCTGCAGTATCTTTGTCGCCCTTAACATGTTTCGGCGGTGGACGATCGTCACCTTGTTAACGAATTTCGTCAAGAATAACGCGTCTTCGAGGGCCGTGTCTCCTCCGCCGACGACTACGACGTCCTTACCCTTGAAGAGCGGCCCATCGCATGTAGCGCAATAAGAGACGCCCCTGCCCGTCAGCTCTTTCTCTCCGGGTATGCCCAATAAATTCCATCGCGCGCCCGTCGCTATTATCAGGGAGAGGGTTTTCAGTTCTCCGCCTTCGGCAAGCTTAACCGAGAACGCGCCCTTATCGTCCTTATTTCCCGCAACGGCAATAGCTTCCGCCGTCCTTACCTCGAGTCCGAAACGGCATGCCTGTTTAGCCATCCAATCCGAAAGCTCCGCCCCGCCTATCCCGTCAGGAAATCCGGGAAAATTCTCTATCCTCTCGGTCAACAGCGCCTGGCCGCCGCACAGGCCGGACTTCTCCAGCAGCACGGCCTTCATCCGCGCCCTCGATGCGTAGAGGCCCGCCGTCAGTCCCGCCGGCCCGCCGCCGGCTATAACGACGTCAAAAATTTCACTCATGACTTTCCGAGTTTGATGTAGTACTTACCGTAATAATATTCATTCAAGTTCTCGCCTTTTGCCGCCAATTTCTTCCTCGATTTCTGCCTCTTCTGCCTCTGCTTGATCTTCATCTGATACTGGCTCTTCAGTCCCATCATTTCCCCCTTTTATTTTCTCGCGGTATGCGCAAAATACACTACTCCCAATAATAAGAAAACGGCGTTGGGCAGCGACACGCCGGCAAACGCCGGGACCGTCCCGCGCAGGGCAAGCGCTATCCCTCCGAGGAACATCCCCCAGTATACCGTAAATATCACAAGGCTGATGCCGAAGCCTATCGATTTTTCGCTGCGGTGCGCCCTTATACCCAGCGGTATCCCGACGAGTACGAGGACGAACGACGCCACCGACATATTGACCTTTTTATATATCTCCACCCAGAGGGGCGTCGGGTCTATCCCCTGCGACACGGAACGCCTTATCTCCGCCTTAAGCTCCTTTATGGTCATCTCCCTCGTCTTCTTATTGACCTTCTCTTTCTTGATTATCTTCGATAGGTCGAGCGTCATATTGTACGTCTTGAAATTCAATTTATAGAAGCTGTCCGGTTCCGTAGGCGACGGCTCTTCGCTCGTCCCGTTGAAGAGCCTCAGTTCCACCAGGTTCTTGTCCGGCATGGTATTGACTTCCCCGGATTCCGCGACGATCGTGCGCGTCGCCTTCCCCTCCTGGGGCTGGTAGACCCTGATATTTTTCAGTATATTGCCTTTTACTTCGTGGATGAATATGACGTAATTCCCGAAGCCCCTTATGAAAGTGCCCGCCTCCAGGTAAGCGGTGGGGCTGCGCATCCCTATGTCCCTTACGACCCTCCTCGACGCGAAACTGGCTTCGGGCGACACCTGGTCGTTCATAAAGAAAGCGGTAAAACTGAATATCACGCCAAGAAGCAGCACGGGGACCGATATCCTGTACAGGCCGACCCCGCTCGCCTTCATCGCCGTAAGCTCGCCGTCGCTTGAGAACCTCCCGAACGTCAGTATGACGCCGGTGAGCGTGGCTATCGGCAGGGTGAAACTTAAAAGCCACGGTATAAGGTATAAAAATAATTTCAGGACGGAGAACATATCCACGCCCTTATTTATGACGAGGTCGGCGAGCTGTATGATATTACCGACGAGGAGAACGAACGTGAATACGACGATCGACATGAAGAAGGAGTGAAAGAACTCTTTTAATATGTAGTCTCTTAATATGCGCATTGTCGGGATCTGTCAGTAGAGAACGTCTTTAACAAAATAGAGGAGCTCTTTCCACATATAGTATGTCAGGAACTCCCAGAGAGGCGGGAATATCTTTCGCACCTCGTAATCCACGTAATCGCCGTATACCCTGACGACCACATAATGCAGGAACCCGCCGTCCGATTCCGGCACCTGGATGAACATCCCGCCGCCGCCGGACGTTATATATGTGACCCCGCCGTACCGGCCTTCTTTGAACATATGTTCGTGGCCCGACAATACCATATCGACCTTATACTTTTCACAGAGTTTCATGAACTTATAGGACCACGGGCTCAATTCCGGCCTGTACCACGATTGCTGATACGGGGAGAGCGGCGCTTTATGCAGCATCACGAACCTGTGAGCGTACGCCTGGGACCTCTCCAGCTCCTTCTCGAGCCACGCGAACTTCTCCTCATCGATATCGCCGGATATGTTATCCGCGATGATAAAATACGAATTCCTGTCGGCAAAGGCCATTTCATACTTCCCGATATATTTTTCAAAGAACTTTATGCCGCCCCTATCGTCGTCGTGGTTGCCTATAGCGCTCACAACGGGCCATTTTATCAGGGAGCGTATCTTGTTATACGTCTTATAGTCCCATTCGGATCCCCTTAAAGTAACGTCGCCTAAAATGGCGACAAAATCTATCGGGAGTTTCTTGAACCTGTCTTCTCTGTTAATATGGCGAGCGAGTTTTAGAGTGGCGCTGTCATTGTATATGAGCCCCGCGTGGTTATCTCCGAGTACTATGAACTGGAAATTATTCCCGTCGTTTCCGGCCAACCGGCTGACTGCCCGGTCGTTCGTATACGGCTCGGGATCCTTCGTCATATATAGCGAGGCCACAGGAATGAGCGAATATATCGCCGCCGCCAGGACCAGCACGATCAATATTTTAACAAATTTCTTCATCTTAACTCTCCGTCGGATAATATGTTACAACTTTACTGGCGATATGTCAATAGGAGATATGGGGATGAAAAGAATAAGATGTATAAGAGAAGGGAAACGTTTTTCCTTATTGAAATTTTCGCAGGAGCTGGCGTCCTTTTAGCGATAGTCCCTCGTAGTCTCGGTCTAACTATGGCTACTCGGGATCATTTTTTGCCCTGACGAAATCTACAGGCAAAAAATGGCGGTGTGTTCTCCGCCTTGTTCGAACATACTTCAGGGGTACCCCTGAAAAAAAAATCGTCATTGCGAGGCGCGAAGCGCCGAAGTAATCTAAAAGACCTTCAACCCTGCTCGGCTTCGCCACCCCGCTTTGGAGAGGTTTTCGCGCGTCCAGGATCAATTCCTGGTAAATGGCCATCATGCCAGCGTTAATCCAGCCACATATCGCAAAAATACCATACTTCGACTCGCTTCGCTCGCTCAGTATGGCCCTGAGCCTGCCGAAGGGCCATTTACTACACGCTCCAAAAAGTAAGCCGGATCAGAGATAAATCGGCCTATTCCAGAGATTATTAGTCTCGAGAGACGCTAAGCCTTGAAAGTTCGGTGAGATTGCCGCTTATCAGCGCTATCTTCTTGCTCTTAGTCCAACGCTTGATCTGAGCTTCACGCTTAAGAGCCGCAGAGTGATTGGGCTGGGGTTCCTGGTAGATAAGTTTAACAGGGGTGCGGGTTTGAGTATAATTTCCGCCTTTTTTGGCATTATGTTCTTTTATTCGTCGAGGAATATCGGTAGTAATGCCGGTGTAAAACGTAGCATCAGCGCATTGAATTATGTAGACGTGCCACATATGCTCCTCTGCTCCTCGTGTGGTGGTTCGGCGCGCTCGCCTGAAACGAGCGACAGCTCGCTTGCTCACCACCATGGTGAGCAAGGAAAAACCTCCCTACTATTTAACAGGAGAGAGGTTTTTCCGCGTCGAACCATGGTAGCCGTGGGCCGTGAGCCTACGGCAAAGTATCTCTAATTTCTACAAGTGTGTTATAGTAGCAATGCGCCGCAATATCAAGAAATTTTCGAGTTCAGAGATAATATCCCTCGGTGATTTTCGGTGTCCGAACAGACAAAACAAGCTAAATTATGTCCACTTTGTCCGGTCATTTTTGGAGTAAACTTACATAACTCTTTATAAATCAAATCGTTACAAAATGTCCACTCCGTCGAGGTGGACATTGGCCTATTCTCACTTTTTACTGCTTCATCATCTAACTTTAATTAGCAGAATCGGTGTTATGCGTGCAGAGCTTTTATAACAGCCCGTGGATTGCTCTCGGTCACTTTAAGTAAGGCAAATGCCGGGCCGCGAGGCCTTCTACGCCCTTGTTCCCAATTTTGCAGAGTATCGATACTCACGCCTATCATACGCGCAAACGATGCCTGAGAGGCACGAAGTTTAAGTCGTATATCTCTAATCATGTGGGGATTAAATTTAGTAACTCGCCCTGCCTTAAGTTTGCCGGCATGTATTTTCCTAGCCTGATCTATGCTAGTTAATAACTCTTTAAATTCTCTATTTTTCATAAGACACCTTCCTTTACGTAGTTTCTTAACACTTTCAATTGCTCATTGGTAAGGTCTTTTTGTTCTGACTTCTTATAAGGATATAAGAGATATATCTTTTGATCTCGCGCATATACATAATATATAACTCTTATTCCACCACTTTTACCCTTACCAGCAATACGCCATCTTAATTTCCTTATACCGCCTCCATGCGGTATGACTGGACCTGCCTCGGGATTAACTGCTAAACGCCACTGCATATCGGCATATTCATCATCCGAAAGTATATCAATTATCTTCTTAGTAAAAATGGGTGTTTCTATAAGCTCCATATTCCTCCTGCATATTAAGCATACGTCATTGGCGTATATTTGTCAAGCCCTGATAAGAACTTTTTTTATTTTCGTTTAATAGTGTTTATTTGTCTTTTGATGGGCAAATATAATAAATCTAGCAACAGTTTTGCCTTATCAATTATTTCATTATCATACCCTTCTTTGCCCGATCTTAGCGCTTCCTTTGGGAAGATCCATAGCTCTTTCCTTCTGGTAAGCGTATTTACGCTACTCCAATACTATGTGGCGGCCAATTTTGAAGATATTTTCTCCTTATTAAGAATGCTGCTAAAGTAGTATCGTCATTTTTAACTGCATATTTTTGATAATATTTAGCTGCATCTTCGGGATTATTAATAATTTTTTTCCATAACTCAATTTTTCTTTTCTCTTCTTCGCTGAAAGCACTCGGCGCTTGTTTATCTGATATTTCTATTAGTTTTTCTAGTGTAATATTAAACTCTATTTTTGTATGCACAAAGGAATAATCATTTTCGAGCGCATCGTCATAATTTTGTGCATTTAATGGCGCAGGGAAATGTTCCCAATATAATTTAATAACTTCGAGATGATTTTCTAATCCCCTACTAGCAGCTGCATGAATACGCGCAATCTCTTCTTTGTTATCTTTATTACCAGACCACAATTGATATAAAACATAGAAAAAGTTCTCTTCTTTGTCATATATAATATCATTTCCGCTCAAATATCGGCCATCAGCTTCGTTAAAAACATGTTGTATTGCTTTGAGTATTCCATCCTTATCAATTTCAAGCATTGTTTCGAAGGCATTTTGAAGTCTAAAATGAATATCAGAACTGCCACCTCTTTCATCATTGGCAAACGAATTGATAACGACAAATTTTGATCCGGTGTCTACGCTTGCAGAATTTAATAATGTCGTAAATAAATTAATGGCAGAGATTGCATATTCGCTATTTTTTTTGTTGTGTCGCAGGTCTTCTATCACTTCTAGAAGCTGAAAGCAAAATTGATATAACGCATCTGCCAGAACCGTTTCTCTTTGAGTTGCACTGGGCTGTAGTTTTATCGTCATATTAATAATTCTATTACATAGCGTTGTAGCAACATCTAAATTTAGTCGCACGGGTGATTTTTTAATATCGCGCAGCATATGTGAATAACTAATCAAAATCGAATTTTCTAGATTTCCTAGATCGAGTTTCATTTGTTCATGCCCTCTATATATGTTAATTAACTTCTTTTTTGTGTCCTCTGCAAATTCGCTGATAAGCGTTAAATAATCATAGAGCCTATGGGGGTCAGATAAAGTTCCATCATAATTAATCCCGCTTTCTGGGGCATCCAAGTTATTAACTCTATCAATATAGGAATGTGATATTGCCGCAACTAAATTTGCAAAATACGGATTTTTCCATTTATCATATTCTTCTTTTGGTATATCAAGAATATCCCTTATCCATTTTAATAGTTTTTCTTCTTCCTTTTCATTTTTTTCAGCAGTCATTTTTTCCAAATTTCTTCGCCCAATTTCAATAATCATATCTTTTGCATCTATCT is a window from the Candidatus Omnitrophota bacterium genome containing:
- a CDS encoding LptF/LptG family permease, translated to MRILRDYILKEFFHSFFMSIVVFTFVLLVGNIIQLADLVINKGVDMFSVLKLFLYLIPWLLSFTLPIATLTGVILTFGRFSSDGELTAMKASGVGLYRISVPVLLLGVIFSFTAFFMNDQVSPEASFASRRVVRDIGMRSPTAYLEAGTFIRGFGNYVIFIHEVKGNILKNIRVYQPQEGKATRTIVAESGEVNTMPDKNLVELRLFNGTSEEPSPTEPDSFYKLNFKTYNMTLDLSKIIKKEKVNKKTREMTIKELKAEIRRSVSQGIDPTPLWVEIYKKVNMSVASFVLVLVGIPLGIRAHRSEKSIGFGISLVIFTVYWGMFLGGIALALRGTVPAFAGVSLPNAVFLLLGVVYFAHTARK
- a CDS encoding metallophosphoesterase; this encodes MKKFVKILIVLVLAAAIYSLIPVASLYMTKDPEPYTNDRAVSRLAGNDGNNFQFIVLGDNHAGLIYNDSATLKLARHINREDRFKKLPIDFVAILGDVTLRGSEWDYKTYNKIRSLIKWPVVSAIGNHDDDRGGIKFFEKYIGKYEMAFADRNSYFIIADNISGDIDEEKFAWLEKELERSQAYAHRFVMLHKAPLSPYQQSWYRPELSPWSYKFMKLCEKYKVDMVLSGHEHMFKEGRYGGVTYITSGGGGMFIQVPESDGGFLHYVVVRVYGDYVDYEVRKIFPPLWEFLTYYMWKELLYFVKDVLY
- a CDS encoding GIY-YIG nuclease family protein, encoding MWHVYIIQCADATFYTGITTDIPRRIKEHNAKKGGNYTQTRTPVKLIYQEPQPNHSAALKREAQIKRWTKSKKIALISGNLTELSRLSVSRD
- the nadS gene encoding NadS family protein, translated to MKNREFKELLTSIDQARKIHAGKLKAGRVTKFNPHMIRDIRLKLRASQASFARMIGVSIDTLQNWEQGRRRPRGPAFALLKVTESNPRAVIKALHA
- a CDS encoding type II toxin-antitoxin system RelE/ParE family toxin: MELIETPIFTKKIIDILSDDEYADMQWRLAVNPEAGPVIPHGGGIRKLRWRIAGKGKSGGIRVIYYVYARDQKIYLLYPYKKSEQKDLTNEQLKVLRNYVKEGVL